One Falsiruegeria litorea R37 genomic window, TGGTCATTGCCAATGTTCGTGGCCACAAAAGACGGCGCGGCGATCAGAGTGCGCACGCCGTGCTCCTTCTCCTCAGATCGCAGCGATTTGAAGAACCCTTCGAGCGCATGTTTTGATGCGGCATAGGCGGTTCGGTGATAGAGGGGCGAGAACCCTGCCACGGAAGAGATTGCCAGATGCGTGCCCTTGGCCGCCCGCACTGGTGCCAGCAGGTGGCGCGCCATGGCAACTGCGCCGAAATAGTTGATCTCGAACACTTTGCGATGGCTGACGTCATCCGTGGCGTCAAAGGCTCCGATCTGGGTGATGCCCGCGTTGTAGATGGCGAGGTCGACCCGGGGAAACCGCTCGGCGATCTGCGCCATGGTGTCGTCAAGCTGCTCAGGATTGGTCAAATCGCAGTGCATCGGGAACTGTGTCTCGCTGGCCTCAACCCCTGAGATGTCGAGATCGACAAGCACGGTTTGCCAACCATCGGCTTGCAGGGCCGTCGACAGCGCGCGCCCCAAACCGCCCGCACCACCAGAAATCACTGCTGTTTTCATTTGATGGCCTGCTTTCTCCAGAACTCGAACACTTCGGCGCTGGTCTTTTCGGGGGTGTAGCCAAAATCTGATTTCAGCGCGTCATTGGCCAGAACAGGGCGGTATTGCAGGAACCGCACCTGCTCGTGTCCGTATTGTGACAGGCCCAGGGGGCGCGCCACGGCCAACGCGGCCTTGAGCGCCCAGGCAGGCAAACGCAGCACTGGTTTGCCCAATGC contains:
- a CDS encoding SDR family NAD(P)-dependent oxidoreductase, yielding MKTAVISGGAGGLGRALSTALQADGWQTVLVDLDISGVEASETQFPMHCDLTNPEQLDDTMAQIAERFPRVDLAIYNAGITQIGAFDATDDVSHRKVFEINYFGAVAMARHLLAPVRAAKGTHLAISSVAGFSPLYHRTAYAASKHALEGFFKSLRSEEKEHGVRTLIAAPSFVATNIGNDQRQEDGTARPGSATDGMDYMTPEDAAAEILTGLRKSRPMIPVGRIARAAWWVNSLSPRLFQRLMERQIDGRH